The window CGCTTCAGGACGCTGATCTCGGTGGGCGGTGCCGTGAAGAGGCGCGTCACTTCCACGACGGCAGCCGAATCGGGGCCGTACGCCTCGACGTTGAAGGCGCCGAGGATGATGTCGTAGTTGGCCGCGTCCACCGCCTTGGCCACCGACGACGACGGGTCGGCGATGATGGCGAAGCTGACGGCCTTGAGCAGCACCCGGTGCTCGCGGCGCTCCCAGCGCACGACGCGATTGTCGAGCGCCTGTCCGCCGTAGCCATTCCCCTCGTTGGTCTTGGCGATCTGCGTCACGAGGAGCATGTCCTTGCCAAGCTCCGCCTTGGGGATCTCGTAGTAGAGGCGTGAGCCGATGCGGTGCGTCTTGAAGAGGCCGGCCTTGGTCTTTACATCGCCGCGAATGACGGTCGCATACGGACGAGGCGTCGGGTCGGAAGCCGCGCCGGCTCCACCGGGGCCGCCGGGCGCCGTGGGAGCGCCCTGACCGGGTCGCGTGCTGTCCGGACGGGCCGGAGCACCGGGGACGGCCGCAGCGCCGCCCGCCGTGTTGGCGCCCGCGGCCGGGCGCGCCGGCTGCGGCGTGGTGGCCGGGGCTGGCTGCTGCGAGCAGCTGGCGAGCGTCAGGAGCGAAAGAGCGAGAGAGATTCTGCGCAAGGTCGGCTCTCAGTGAAGGGAGTGCACCGGCCCGTTGGCTAGGCGTCAGGTTCGACGACGAGCCCGGCCGGCAGGGTGAAGGTGGCGATCGTACCCAGCGTGACGCCGTGCGAGGCGAACCACCCCTGGTTCACCTCAATTGCGTACCGCATCAGCCCAGCGTTGAACCCGCCGACCACCGTGGTGCTGTTCGGCGCCATGTCGGCGAGGAAGATGACCTTCTTGCTCGCGTCGAGGAACGCGATGGACAGCGGAATCGGGGTGTCCTTCATCCAGAATCCGCGCTGCCGGTCGTCGGAGAAGACGCAGAGCATGCCGCTGTCGGCGGCCATCGTCGTCACGCCCGTGAGTCCCTTGGTACGCGAGGCGTTCGTGGCGGCAATGGCTACCTTCAAAGTGGCGCCGTTCAGGGTGACCGTATTGGCGGTCGCCGGATGAGGCCCCGATGGCGACGAGTCGGAGCAGGCCACCCCCGCAACAAGGGCGGCCAGCAGGGTTGTGCGACGCAGCAGGCGGGCAGTGGCGGGCATAATTATATGAAGATGGCGGGGCCCGCCGGGCGGCGCCACGCGTTCACCGGGGCTTCCGCGCCCCTTTCTCGCCCAGCGGCGTGGCGCGGGGGGCGCCCGCGCGAATGGAGCCGTCGCCGAACTTCTCGCGGACCCGGTCCACGGCGCGCGAGAGCGCGCGGTCCCGCGCGCTCTCCAGCGGCGCCGGCGCATGCGGCGCCTTCGCGTGCGCCGGCGCCGCGGCGCCGAACAGCTCGCGCTGTTCGGCGTCGCGCGCCGGCGAGAACTTCGACAGCGCCACCCCCGCCAGCCGCACCGGAGCCGTCCAATTGCGCCGCAGTTCAGACAGCAGGTCGCGCGCTGCGGCGGCCACCGCCGTGTCGGACGAGACGGGCTCGTCCACCGTGCGGCTCATCGTGCGCGTCGTCCATTTCTGGTCGCGCACCTTGACCGTGATGGTGCGGGCCTCGAGACCGTCACCGCGCAGGTCGGCGGCGACCCGGTGCGCCAGCACGAGCAGTTCGCGGCGCAGGACGGCGTCGTCGGCGATGTCATGGTCGAAGGTCTCCTCGCGGCTCACCTGCTTGGCCGGCGCGTGCGGCTCGACGGCCGAATCGCTCTCACCGCGCGCCTTGCGGAGCACTCGATACGCCGTCTCGCGCCCGATCCACCGGGCGAGGCTCGCCGCGTCGGCGTCGAGCACGTCGCGCACCGCGACCAGCCCGACCTTGCCCAGCTTCTCCTGCAGTTTGGGCCCGATGCCGGGCAGGTCGGCGAGGGCGAGGGTGCGCATGAACGGAAGCACCGCGTCGTCCTCGACCACATGCACGCCGGTGGCGCCGGTCCGCGGTTTGGGTTTCGCGCGCTCCACGGCGAGCTTCGCGACGAGCTTGTTGGGGCCGATGCCGATGGAAACGCGCATCCCCGTCTCGGCAAAGACGGCGTCCCGGATGCGCCGCGCCGTCTCGCCAATCGGTTCGTGGTGATACAGCGCCTCGGTGCCCGAGAGGTCGAGGTACCACTCGTCGATGCTGGCCGCTTCGACGAGCGGGGTGAAGCCGTCGAGGACGCGGCGGATGGCGCGGCTCGTGTCGGCGCAGGCCGTGCGCGGCACCGGGACGCACATCGCCGATGGGCAGAGCCGGAGGGCCTGCGAGATGGGCATGCCGCTCCGCACGCCGAAGGCGCGGGTCTCGTACGACGCGGAGCAGACGACCCCGCGCGACCCCGGCCGGCCGCCGACGATCAGCAGCGTCGCCCGGCCGGCCCCTGCGGGCTCGACCGCGCGGGCCACGGCCACGAAGAAAGCGTCGGCGTCGACGAGGAGGATTCTGGACACGATCCGATTGAGGATTTGGAATTCGGAACTGGATATGGGATTACGATAACGGATTCCGAATTGCGATGGGGGGCCCCGAAGGAGCCCCCCATCCCAATCGAGCGTCGTTGTCTTGAATCGGAATCCTGAATCTCGTGCCGGATTCCAGATCCTCAATCGTCTGAAGTCCTACTGGTTCGTGGTATTATCCAGGAACAGCGACGTCGTCCCGCGCAGCGTGATCGTGTAGACGCGTCCGGCGGAGAACTGCACCGCCGTGCGGGTGACCTTCGACACGCCGGCGGCGTCCTTGGCCTCGATGTTGTACGAGCCGGTCGGCACGCCGACGAACGCACTGCCGGCCTTGTACGCCGTGATGGCGCCAATGGCCGCCTGCGGCGTGGCCGTGGTCGTATTCGTCCCGTACAGCGTCAGCGGCGTTGCGGTCGGGCTGGCGTTGACGAACCGGACCAGGGCCTGGCTCCAGTCCACCGTGCCGGGGAAATTGTCCTCGACCACGAACGCTTCGGCCGTCTTCGCCGTCGCGTCGTAGACGCCGCTGATGTAGTACGAGTACGCCTTGCCGGCGGTCAGGCTCGCCGTGACCTTCGACACCACCGTGGCGCGCGACGTCGTGTCGGCGAGCTTGGCGGAGAGGTCATACGAGCCCGGCGTGATGGCGCTGTAATAGCCGCCCGCCGTGACGCCGCCCGAGATGACGCCGGTGATCGATTCGACGCCGCCCGTGACGATGCCCGTCTTGGAGTCGATGACCACCCCGACGCTGCTGAGGCCGGCCATCTTGTCGTTGTTGGCGTAGAAGTACACGCCGGGTGCGCCGACGCTGAAGTTGAAGAACTTGATGCGGGACTCCGCCATGGGGCCCGTGATGTCCGGGAAGGCTTCCTTGCCGCAGGACGACAGCACGGTCGCACACAGCAGTACCGCAATGGATGCGAGTTTTTTCATGGTCCGTTACGGTTGAGTGATCCAGAGCGGCTTCGTATGATAGTCGGCCGCATCAGCGCCGATCTTCTTCAGGGACTCCATGTTCCAGACGTATTCCGAGTTGTAGCGCGGGCGGATGCGCTGCACCACCTTGCCCGCGTTGTCGCCGTACAGGGTGGCGGACGGCGGCACGAATCCGGGGAAGACCTGCTTGCCGCTGGCCGGATCGATGTCCGTGTAGTGATAGCGGCGCATGTCCATCCAGAGCTCGTTGTGCCCCCAGCCCCACTGCGCGATGTACTTCTGCGACATGATGTGGGTGAGGGTCAGCCCGGCGGCAGTCGCCGGCACGATGTTCGGATCGGCCAGGAAGGCGTTCTTCTCCGCCGCGGTGATCTGCGTCGGCGTGCCGCTGGCGTCGAGGTTGCGCGCGTTGACGAAGTCGATGTGCGCGGCGATGGCGTTCTTGTACGCGGTCAGCGCCGTCGCCTTGTCGCCCATCCGATACGCCGCCTCGGCCTTCACGAACTGCAGCTGCGCATACGTGATGGCGGGGAAGCGCGACTTGTCGTCAAAGAGGTAACGCGTCGGCGACCCGGAGGCGGGTGAGGCGGCGTACCCCCAGATGTTCATGGGGCGCTGCGCCGTGGAGAGCGCGCCGTAGGTGCCCAGCGCCGGATCGAGGCCGCGATAGGCGCCGTCCGGGGCCGGCGACAGCATCCGGCTCATGCGCGGATCGACGGTGCCGCCGAACTGCGTGCCGTCCATCAGGCCCACGATGAAGTAGGTCTGGCGGTACGACGTCAGGTTGCCGCGCGTCGGGCCGTAGAAGTTGCGGTCGTCATTCACCGTGGCCGGGAACTGGAGCAGCGCGTCATCGGCGTTGCTGGCCAGCGCGAGGTCGACATTGGCGATGACGTCCGCCGGCTTGTACGCCGCCTTGTTGGTGAAGTGGTTCAGCGCGATGGCCTTGAGGCCGTACGCCACCTTCAGCCACTTCGTCCGGTCGCCGGCGTAGATCTTGTCCGTCCGGCCCAGGTACGTCGCGTTGACGGCGCCGTCGGTGCGCTTGAGGTTCTCGATCGCCTTGTCGAGCAGGCGCAGGACCTCGCTGTACGCGTATTCCTGGGTGTCGTAATTGAAGTAGAACTTGTTCTGGTCGATCGCCTCCTTGACGATGATCTCGCCGTGGAGGTCGGTCAGCACCATCCAGCCCCACCCCTTGAGGATGTAGCCGACGCCCAGCACGTCCCAGCGCTCCTCCGCCTCGGCCTTGGTCATCATGTCGACCAGGTTCTGGCCAAACGACCAGTACACGTCGCGCCACTGCTGCGCGCCGTTGTCGGAGCCGGGGTCGTACCCCATGCGGTCCCACGTGCTGGGGCTCGAGCCGACCAGGATGAGCTGCTGCGTGTAGCGGCTGACGAAGCGGCCGTCCCACTGCGGGGACGACACCCACCAGTGCAGCATCGGCGACAGGTACAGGTTCGCCGACGCCGTCTGCGGGGCGTTCGGGTTCGTGTTGACGTCGAGGAAGTCCTGACAACTCGCCGTCAGTGCGAGGGAACCCACCAGCAGGGTTGCGAAGAGTTTTTTCATCGGCGTCTTCTTGGTCACAGTGAAATGAGTCGCGTGACGGAGGGGAGTCCTGAGGTTGTTGGTCATGGTCAGAACCCCACCTTGAGCCCGAACGCGATTCCCTTCGGCATCGGGAAGTTGCCGTAGTCGATGCCCGCCGCGCCCGACCCGCCGAGGGCGGCCGTGTTGCCGTTCACCACCGGGTCCATGCCGGTGTAGTTCGTCTCCATCCACAGGTCCGTGCCGGTGATGTAGAGGCTCGCATCGCGCGCGCGCAGCCACTTGCCCGGGATCTGGTAGCGGACGGTCACGTCCTTCAGGCGGATCCAGTTGATGTCCTTCTCGATGAACAGTTCCTCGCTCATCGCGAGGTAGTAGTTGGTGTTGATGGCCGGGATCACGACGATGTTGTTCTTCGTCGGGGTCGCCGAGTTCTCGAGACCGTCACGGAGCACGCCCTTGATGACGCGCGGCTGGTTGCGGTCGAGCGTGCGCATGCTGAGGCCGCGCACGGTGAGATAGTGATCGGTAGCGTTCATGATGTCGCCGCCCTTCCGGATGTCGAGCAGGAAGGAGACCGACACCTTCTTGTAGCGGACCGTGTTCGTGACGCCCAGCGTGAAGTCGGGCTGGCGGTCGTAGCCGCGGTCCACGAAGACCGAGTTCGTGAGCGGAAGGCCCGTCGCCGGGTTGATCAGGAGGTCGCCGGCCTTGTTGCGCTGGTAGAAGAAGCCGGTGAGCGAACGCGTGCTGCTGCCCGGGGTCACGCCGTTGCGGACGTTGCCATACAGCCACGTGTCCGACATGTACGACTCAGGGAGCGCGTTCGGCAGCGCGAGGACGCGGCCGAAGGAATGATCGAAGTTCGCCTGCACGTCCCACGAGAGGTCGTTCTTCAGGTACGGCGTGGCGCGCAGCGTGATCTCGGTGCCTTCGTTGCGCGTCTTGGCGCCGTTCAGGTTGAACAGGATGTACCCGGTGGCGTACGAGCCGCGGATGTTCTCGACGATCTGGTCCTTGGTCTCCTTGCGATACCAGGTGACGTCGACGCCGAGCCGGTCGTCGAGGAAGCTCAGTTCCGTCCCGATTTCGTACGAGTTGGCGAACTCCGGCTTGAGCTTCAGGTTCGGG is drawn from Gemmatimonadaceae bacterium and contains these coding sequences:
- a CDS encoding DUF192 domain-containing protein, with the protein product MPATARLLRRTTLLAALVAGVACSDSSPSGPHPATANTVTLNGATLKVAIAATNASRTKGLTGVTTMAADSGMLCVFSDDRQRGFWMKDTPIPLSIAFLDASKKVIFLADMAPNSTTVVGGFNAGLMRYAIEVNQGWFASHGVTLGTIATFTLPAGLVVEPDA
- a CDS encoding DNA polymerase IV produces the protein MSRILLVDADAFFVAVARAVEPAGAGRATLLIVGGRPGSRGVVCSASYETRAFGVRSGMPISQALRLCPSAMCVPVPRTACADTSRAIRRVLDGFTPLVEAASIDEWYLDLSGTEALYHHEPIGETARRIRDAVFAETGMRVSIGIGPNKLVAKLAVERAKPKPRTGATGVHVVEDDAVLPFMRTLALADLPGIGPKLQEKLGKVGLVAVRDVLDADAASLARWIGRETAYRVLRKARGESDSAVEPHAPAKQVSREETFDHDIADDAVLRRELLVLAHRVAADLRGDGLEARTITVKVRDQKWTTRTMSRTVDEPVSSDTAVAAAARDLLSELRRNWTAPVRLAGVALSKFSPARDAEQRELFGAAAPAHAKAPHAPAPLESARDRALSRAVDRVREKFGDGSIRAGAPRATPLGEKGARKPR
- a CDS encoding DUF4397 domain-containing protein, with the protein product MKKLASIAVLLCATVLSSCGKEAFPDITGPMAESRIKFFNFSVGAPGVYFYANNDKMAGLSSVGVVIDSKTGIVTGGVESITGVISGGVTAGGYYSAITPGSYDLSAKLADTTSRATVVSKVTASLTAGKAYSYYISGVYDATAKTAEAFVVEDNFPGTVDWSQALVRFVNASPTATPLTLYGTNTTTATPQAAIGAITAYKAGSAFVGVPTGSYNIEAKDAAGVSKVTRTAVQFSAGRVYTITLRGTTSLFLDNTTNQ
- a CDS encoding RagB/SusD family nutrient uptake outer membrane protein; this encodes MKKLFATLLVGSLALTASCQDFLDVNTNPNAPQTASANLYLSPMLHWWVSSPQWDGRFVSRYTQQLILVGSSPSTWDRMGYDPGSDNGAQQWRDVYWSFGQNLVDMMTKAEAEERWDVLGVGYILKGWGWMVLTDLHGEIIVKEAIDQNKFYFNYDTQEYAYSEVLRLLDKAIENLKRTDGAVNATYLGRTDKIYAGDRTKWLKVAYGLKAIALNHFTNKAAYKPADVIANVDLALASNADDALLQFPATVNDDRNFYGPTRGNLTSYRQTYFIVGLMDGTQFGGTVDPRMSRMLSPAPDGAYRGLDPALGTYGALSTAQRPMNIWGYAASPASGSPTRYLFDDKSRFPAITYAQLQFVKAEAAYRMGDKATALTAYKNAIAAHIDFVNARNLDASGTPTQITAAEKNAFLADPNIVPATAAGLTLTHIMSQKYIAQWGWGHNELWMDMRRYHYTDIDPASGKQVFPGFVPPSATLYGDNAGKVVQRIRPRYNSEYVWNMESLKKIGADAADYHTKPLWITQP